A genomic window from Glycine soja cultivar W05 chromosome 10, ASM419377v2, whole genome shotgun sequence includes:
- the LOC114370498 gene encoding uncharacterized protein LOC114370498, which produces MSILHKGDGTILTEQSDIHNEVMEFYRKLMGSIACNLRHIDIQAMRDGKQITFDQGAFLTATVTEAENAKALQGIGDLKALGIDGYGAKFFKNSWRLGSVIQDIVHTSQADFVPGQVIHNHILLATELMKGYTRKGGTPRCMMQIDLQKAYDMVDWGALEGVLTKFGLPKKFIGWVMKVITTVNYRFNINGELSNVLEAKRGIRQGDPISPLLGDEKSIEMILKAFSFFSKSTGLQINPAKCKVFCGGLNYDNIQVVKNITGFEEGTLPVRYLGVPLSCKKLNVHHYLPLVEKIVGRIRHWSSKLLSIAGRIQLVRSIITAIAHAEVKRKSPVAWKQVCKPARCGGLNLINLELWNLTSMLKCLWNICSKDDNLWVKWIHAYFLKGNNVMSAKVIARGY; this is translated from the exons ATGAGTATTCTACATAAAGGTGATGGAACTATTCTTACTGAGCAAAGTGACATCCATAATGAAGTGATGGAGTTTTATAGAAAGTTAATGGGAAGTATTGCTTGTAATTTAAGGCATATTGATATCCAAGCTATGAGGGATGGTAAGCAAATTACTTTTGACCAAGGAGCTTTTCTCACTGCAACAGTTACAGAAGCTGAGAATGCTAAAGCTCTGCAGGGAATTGGTGATTTGAAAGCACTTGGCATAGATGGTTATGGGGCAAAATTCTTCAAAAATAGCTG GAGGCTAGGGAGTGTGATACAGGATATTGTTCATACTAGCCAAGCAGATTTTGTGCCCGGTCAAGTTATTCACAATCATATTCTCCTTGCAACTGAGTTGATGAAGGGGTATACTAGAAAGGGTGGAACCCCTAGGTGTATGATGCAAATAGACCTCCAAAAAGCTTATGATATGGTTGACTGGGGTGCCTTGGAGGGGGTTCTTACTAAATTTGGATTGCCAAAGAAGTTTATTGGGTGGGTCATGAAAGTCATTACTACTGTGAATTACAGGTTCAACATTAATGGAGAGTTGTCTAATGTGCTAGAGGCTAAAAGAGGCATTAGGCAAGGGGACCCTATTTCCCCTTTGCT aGGTGATGAGAAGTCTATAGAGATGATTCTAAAGGCCTTCAGTTTCTTTTCTAAGTCTACAGGACTACAGATTAATCCAGCAAAGTGTAAGGTGTTTTGTGGTGGCTTGAATTATGACAACATACAAGTTGTGAAGAATATCACAGGGTTTGAAGAGGGAACTCTGCCTGTCAGATATTTGGGGGTTCCTTTGTCTTGCAAAAAACTCAATGTCCATCATTACCTGCCTCTTGTGGAGAAGATAGTGGGGAGAATCAGACATTGGTCTTCTAAGCTGTTAAGCATAGCAGGTCGAATTCAGCTTGTGAGGAGTATTATCACTGCTATAGCTCA TGCAGAGGTGAAGAGGAAAAGCCCTGTGGCTTGGAAGCAAGTTTGTAAACCTGCTAGATGTGGTGGTCTAAATTTGATTAATCTTGAGCTGTGGAATTTAACTTCTATGCTTAAATGTTTATGGAATATCTGTTCTAAGGATGACAATCTTTGGGTAAAATGGATCCATGCTTATTTCTTAAAGGGAAACAATGTCATGAGTGCAAAAGTAATAGCACGTGGATACTGA